In Phycisphaerae bacterium, the following proteins share a genomic window:
- a CDS encoding helix-turn-helix transcriptional regulator — translation MTFTQDMQIFDEKEWEKLVEELSLPPRQSQIIQHLFQGKSDKQIAQDMGIALPTVRTHLGRLFEKFNTQDRSELILYIINYFRHGRETKAYHHKQLHHNY, via the coding sequence ATGACTTTTACACAGGATATGCAAATTTTCGACGAAAAGGAGTGGGAAAAACTTGTTGAGGAACTTTCATTACCTCCAAGACAAAGCCAGATTATTCAGCATCTTTTTCAGGGCAAAAGCGATAAACAGATTGCCCAGGACATGGGAATAGCCCTGCCAACGGTTCGCACGCACCTTGGACGGCTTTTCGAAAAATTTAACACACAGGACCGCAGCGAACTTATCCTTTACATTATCAACTATTTTCGGCATGGCCGCGAAACTAAGGCCTATCATCATAAACAACTACATCATAATTACTGA
- a CDS encoding PEP-CTERM sorting domain-containing protein (PEP-CTERM proteins occur, often in large numbers, in the proteomes of bacteria that also encode an exosortase, a predicted intramembrane cysteine proteinase. The presence of a PEP-CTERM domain at a protein's C-terminus predicts cleavage within the sorting domain, followed by covalent anchoring to some some component of the (usually Gram-negative) cell surface. Many PEP-CTERM proteins exhibit an unusual sequence composition that includes large numbers of potential glycosylation sites. Expression of one such protein has been shown restore the ability of a bacterium to form floc, a type of biofilm.) → MRKKTIICTAALLCLLVAGAVQADEWSGATTVRDETFYVASTGLTLGNWTTVRAGTSYEISGYAITEDFQINLEYQAGILDKDIANLNTYLYPANAAFPPGHTNGTWTKNYSDNEEYVLNINLEGGLIIYEYAGLKETVGGTDIKWTLTAWHQTILAGDIVGNQLVVVPTGTYRPFVGDPPVNNVELFDGNLNCEVLSYTFTGAAGDIGSGSVLGVTLVPEPATMSLLVIGGLLLRKRK, encoded by the coding sequence ATGAGAAAAAAAACAATTATTTGTACGGCTGCTTTGTTGTGCCTGCTTGTGGCCGGTGCAGTGCAGGCCGATGAGTGGAGCGGCGCGACTACAGTCAGAGACGAGACGTTCTATGTTGCCTCGACAGGTCTGACACTTGGTAATTGGACAACGGTTCGCGCTGGAACAAGTTATGAAATCAGCGGATATGCGATAACAGAGGATTTCCAGATCAACCTGGAGTATCAGGCGGGTATTCTCGATAAGGATATTGCCAACCTTAACACCTATTTATACCCTGCAAACGCAGCCTTCCCGCCTGGCCACACTAATGGTACCTGGACGAAAAACTACAGTGACAATGAAGAGTATGTTTTAAATATCAACCTTGAGGGAGGGCTGATTATTTATGAATACGCTGGTCTGAAAGAGACTGTCGGCGGCACTGATATCAAGTGGACTCTCACGGCATGGCATCAGACGATACTTGCCGGCGATATTGTTGGAAATCAACTTGTGGTAGTTCCCACAGGAACATACAGGCCGTTTGTCGGTGACCCTCCTGTAAATAATGTGGAGTTATTCGATGGCAACCTGAATTGTGAGGTGCTGAGCTACACTTTCACTGGTGCCGCAGGCGATATAGGTTCAGGCAGTGTTTTGGGGGTTACTCTTGTTCCAGAACCGGCGACTATGAGCCTGCTTGTAATAGGCGGTTTACTGCTTAGAAAAAGAAAATAA
- a CDS encoding PEP-CTERM sorting domain-containing protein: MKKLLKRCTVISLFLAFISVNGYAVPVTLMLDVEAESSNPGTVWASVPIYTGIDWNTVYANPDTTYTWYLPMSEQFEIRANNHPEIVLATVTGINISVKADPIIEIGFAVAAGSLKTYFSFTSDVLSFAPMTNPDAFAYAYVVPNRGDTVIGNFEYGTKAYRAVYNGTGVFANLVGTATGPMQTYEETGWQQIPGTVSSIQSQWWFSLSANGLATGSASFEIVPEPATISLLAIGAIALLRKRK; the protein is encoded by the coding sequence ATGAAGAAGTTATTGAAGAGATGTACGGTAATCAGCCTGTTTTTGGCTTTCATCAGCGTCAACGGGTATGCTGTTCCAGTGACACTAATGCTTGATGTTGAAGCGGAGAGTTCGAATCCCGGTACAGTGTGGGCTAGTGTACCTATCTACACCGGCATCGATTGGAATACGGTTTACGCAAATCCGGATACGACTTATACCTGGTACCTGCCGATGTCGGAGCAATTCGAAATCAGAGCCAACAATCATCCCGAAATAGTATTGGCGACAGTTACGGGAATAAATATATCCGTTAAGGCTGACCCCATTATCGAAATAGGATTTGCGGTCGCGGCCGGCAGTTTAAAAACGTACTTTTCCTTTACTTCAGATGTACTCAGTTTTGCCCCAATGACAAATCCTGACGCGTTTGCTTATGCCTATGTAGTTCCAAATCGAGGCGATACCGTTATCGGAAATTTTGAATATGGAACCAAGGCTTACCGGGCAGTCTACAACGGCACCGGAGTATTCGCCAATCTGGTAGGCACCGCCACAGGACCTATGCAGACTTACGAAGAAACCGGCTGGCAGCAAATACCGGGAACTGTATCAAGCATCCAGTCGCAATGGTGGTTTTCTCTCAGCGCTAATGGACTGGCGACAGGCTCAGCCTCATTTGAAATAGTTCCTGAACCGGCAACTATAAGTCTTTTAGCTATCGGGGCGATTGCACTTCTG
- a CDS encoding PAS domain S-box protein, with protein MRKYIYPDYIEITVVVLYIRIGEIAGMGKNYSDDREGSFSDKSSDYYLHLLENSKDIIFYLMNAKTGKFEYVSSATTEISGFTPEEIIEMGMEGISKRVHPDDHRTVEKKIMEVLADKLPPSNFAGYIEQRFKHKKGHWVWFSVNRNFITGANGKIEAVVGNIRDITEIKLLQQNLGSSLEDYKSLYDNARVALYRVRIGDGKLIECNETLVKLLGYENKEQCLAKHYASKSYADPRRRDELMKLLKEKEQVDDFELETWRVDGSVLWIKISVRMYPEKGYLEGAIWDITASKILTPTENKILELVMQGKSNKEIAFQLKRSIRTIEDHRAHIMQKLDAHNLVELTKKAIDSGIAPGKI; from the coding sequence TTGCGAAAATACATCTATCCTGATTACATTGAAATAACAGTTGTGGTTCTGTATATCAGGATAGGAGAGATAGCCGGTATGGGCAAGAATTATTCGGACGACAGAGAAGGTTCTTTCTCTGACAAATCAAGCGATTACTATTTGCATCTCCTTGAAAACTCCAAAGATATAATATTTTATCTGATGAATGCAAAAACAGGTAAATTCGAATATGTAAGTTCTGCTACAACTGAAATCAGCGGTTTCACGCCTGAAGAAATAATAGAAATGGGCATGGAAGGGATAAGTAAAAGAGTACATCCCGACGACCATCGGACGGTTGAAAAAAAAATTATGGAGGTATTAGCGGATAAACTTCCGCCGAGCAATTTTGCCGGTTACATAGAACAGAGATTTAAACACAAAAAAGGTCATTGGGTCTGGTTTAGCGTTAACAGGAATTTTATAACCGGCGCCAACGGCAAAATCGAAGCGGTCGTCGGAAACATTCGGGATATCACGGAAATAAAATTACTGCAGCAAAACTTAGGGTCGTCATTGGAGGATTACAAGTCTCTATATGATAACGCTCGGGTGGCGCTGTACAGGGTACGAATCGGCGATGGCAAATTGATTGAATGCAATGAAACTCTGGTGAAACTCCTGGGTTATGAAAACAAGGAGCAATGTCTGGCAAAACATTACGCATCAAAATCTTATGCAGACCCTCGGCGCAGGGATGAACTAATGAAGCTGCTGAAAGAAAAAGAGCAGGTTGACGACTTCGAGCTGGAAACCTGGAGAGTAGATGGCTCCGTACTATGGATAAAGATTTCAGTGCGGATGTATCCTGAAAAAGGCTATCTCGAAGGCGCCATATGGGATATTACCGCCTCTAAAATATTAACACCAACTGAAAACAAAATACTCGAATTGGTAATGCAGGGCAAAAGCAACAAGGAAATCGCCTTTCAATTAAAACGCTCCATCAGGACTATCGAAGACCACAGGGCGCATATCATGCAAAAGCTGGACGCTCATAATCTCGTTGAACTGACAAAAAAAGCGATAGACTCCGGAATCGCACCAGGAAAAATTTAG